From Rubripirellula reticaptiva, the proteins below share one genomic window:
- a CDS encoding glycoside hydrolase family 95 protein, translating to MSIGKFVATLGILLAFVTLAVADERYVLRYDAPANDNFEKSSKGKPKGLGFIQTALPLGNGRLGAMFSGGIDTEHLLINDITLWMNAKRGQDAVAQSGTRVVAPADFETVRKTYREGKFGTKPGSMESVSTKYLSSTEPLGNYAPFSDLLISTGHDRASIRDYHRSLDSRTGLGTVSYSVGNGTFTREFFCSYPHDVVVARFTADDATLNLTIQTTTKHQVAHVKAAGNRITLSGKAKMVQDDVEFMQIVQVDAGDAEISPQADGSIKISGASDVKIYLAGYCDYLPVYPSFKGRDYQVDCEKAISAAAEIGFGALKQSHVADVSSHMNRCRLKLDFEPSRLTTDKLVSSDGSLELENLYFNYSRYLQLSCSRGAPVPSNLQGIWNADLKPAWNCDYHTDINVQMNFWMVDPANLSESFGPFAKWTKIVAESGAHTARETFGVDKGWSMGLNGNVFGFTAQNVHGRRNQQAGHWLCQNLFDHYAFNKDRAYLEEIYPILKGAAEFFVEYLAPWKDGTLVVYPTWSPENTYLTKQHGKLNKQAYGASWDQQLVLNLFTDCIEASTVLGCDESFRRTLQGMIPKLCPQKIGQYGQLQEWPEDWDNPKDTHRHISHLIALHPGRDISPLTTKELYQAALVTMKHRGDESTGWSTGWKTCFWSRLHDGDRAHNIYRFLTSQRAYPNLFDFHPPFQIDGNFGGAAGVCEMLLQSHLRSVNVDAKTIEGAAFVAYQIDPKEPTHFVPVVPDESLADAPYILHLLPALPSVWPSGKINGLKAGAVLKSTSSGKTRRWFGLPFGRHETVNFVFMLAVN from the coding sequence ATGAGCATTGGGAAATTTGTAGCTACGCTTGGTATCTTGCTGGCGTTTGTAACGTTGGCCGTGGCCGATGAACGCTACGTGCTGCGGTACGACGCGCCGGCCAACGACAATTTTGAAAAGTCGTCGAAAGGAAAACCCAAGGGGCTCGGCTTCATCCAGACGGCGCTGCCGCTGGGCAACGGTCGGTTGGGGGCCATGTTTTCCGGCGGTATCGATACCGAGCATCTGCTAATCAATGACATCACGTTGTGGATGAACGCCAAGCGTGGACAGGATGCGGTTGCGCAGTCCGGCACTCGTGTCGTTGCACCGGCGGACTTTGAGACGGTTCGGAAAACCTACCGAGAAGGAAAATTCGGTACCAAGCCAGGCAGCATGGAAAGCGTGTCGACGAAGTATCTCAGCAGCACCGAGCCGCTGGGGAACTATGCACCGTTTTCCGATCTGTTGATCTCCACCGGACACGATCGGGCATCGATCCGCGACTACCATCGCTCGCTCGATTCACGTACTGGCCTGGGAACCGTCAGCTATTCGGTAGGCAACGGGACATTCACCAGAGAGTTCTTCTGCAGCTATCCTCACGATGTGGTGGTGGCCCGCTTTACGGCCGACGATGCAACGTTGAACTTGACGATCCAGACCACCACTAAGCATCAGGTGGCACATGTGAAGGCTGCGGGCAACCGGATCACTCTTAGCGGTAAAGCGAAGATGGTTCAGGACGATGTCGAGTTCATGCAAATCGTTCAGGTCGATGCCGGGGACGCCGAAATTTCGCCGCAAGCTGATGGCTCGATCAAGATCTCCGGCGCTAGCGATGTGAAGATCTACTTGGCGGGCTATTGCGACTATCTGCCGGTCTATCCGTCATTCAAAGGACGTGACTACCAAGTGGATTGCGAAAAGGCAATCTCGGCGGCGGCCGAGATTGGGTTTGGTGCTCTTAAGCAGTCGCATGTCGCCGATGTTTCTTCGCACATGAATCGCTGTCGTTTGAAGCTGGATTTTGAACCGTCCAGATTGACCACCGATAAACTCGTTTCCAGCGATGGCAGTTTGGAACTTGAAAATCTGTACTTCAACTACAGTCGTTACTTGCAGTTGAGTTGCTCACGCGGCGCACCGGTTCCTTCGAATCTGCAGGGAATTTGGAATGCAGACCTCAAGCCGGCGTGGAATTGCGACTACCACACCGACATCAATGTGCAGATGAATTTCTGGATGGTTGATCCCGCGAATCTGTCGGAGTCGTTTGGTCCGTTTGCTAAGTGGACGAAGATCGTCGCGGAATCAGGCGCGCACACTGCCCGAGAAACCTTTGGCGTCGATAAAGGCTGGAGCATGGGGCTGAACGGCAATGTCTTTGGCTTCACCGCACAGAATGTTCACGGCCGGCGCAATCAGCAGGCCGGGCACTGGCTTTGCCAGAACTTGTTCGATCACTATGCCTTCAATAAAGATCGTGCCTACCTCGAAGAAATTTATCCGATCCTGAAAGGCGCCGCGGAGTTTTTTGTCGAGTATCTCGCACCTTGGAAGGACGGCACCCTGGTTGTCTATCCCACCTGGTCGCCCGAAAACACTTACCTGACCAAACAGCACGGCAAATTGAACAAGCAGGCTTACGGCGCGTCATGGGATCAGCAACTCGTACTGAATCTATTCACCGACTGCATCGAAGCGTCCACAGTTCTTGGATGTGACGAGTCGTTCCGCAGAACGCTGCAAGGCATGATTCCGAAGCTTTGCCCTCAAAAGATTGGTCAGTACGGTCAATTGCAGGAGTGGCCAGAGGACTGGGACAACCCAAAGGATACGCACCGCCATATCTCTCATTTGATCGCGCTGCATCCCGGTCGGGATATTTCGCCACTGACAACAAAAGAGTTGTATCAGGCGGCTCTGGTTACGATGAAGCATCGGGGCGACGAGTCGACCGGCTGGAGCACCGGTTGGAAGACTTGTTTCTGGTCGCGTCTGCACGATGGCGACAGGGCGCACAATATCTATCGATTCCTGACTTCCCAACGAGCTTACCCCAACCTGTTTGATTTTCATCCGCCGTTCCAAATCGACGGTAACTTTGGTGGCGCGGCAGGCGTGTGCGAAATGTTGTTGCAGAGCCATCTGCGCAGCGTGAATGTAGATGCGAAGACAATCGAAGGAGCGGCGTTTGTCGCGTATCAAATAGATCCGAAGGAGCCGACGCATTTTGTTCCGGTTGTTCCGGACGAATCACTTGCCGACGCACCGTATATCCTGCACCTGCTGCCCGCGTTACCGTCGGTCTGGCCTAGTGGGAAGATCAATGGGCTGAAAGCGGGGGCGGTTTTGAAGTCGACATCCAGTGGGAAAACGCGGCGCTGGTTCGGGCTACCATTCGGGCGTCACGAAACGGTGAATTTCGTATTTATGCTGGCGGTGAACTGA